A genomic segment from Deinococcus sp. YIM 77859 encodes:
- a CDS encoding (Fe-S)-binding protein translates to MLPLEHKILFFLFALVATVFGLWGFYRLYLRIRRGAPASEVRWNEPGSRLWYALKTSLTQERTFRRRPWISVLHAFIFYGFVYYLLVNVVDGLEGYFTFHILSTHPLGAVYNLLADVLSLLVLVGVLGLLIRRLWTPRKRDFRFNEKTLLHPLVRNRYILRDSLIVSAFITFHVGSRVLGQGAKMVQEAREFGHFDAFQPFSSFVGATLFGGASEAALEGWRIFGYWGALGSVLAFLAYFPYTKHIHIFMAPVNYALKRPVGSGVLPPMKGLEEAMEAEEPQLGAHKLEDLEWPRLLDAYACIQCNRCQDVCPANATGKALSPAALEINKRMELNVIGAHPSPFTLKPAPFETGASTAQPLLEYAINEESVWACTTCGACMQVCPVQDEQMLDIIDIRRHQVMVAGEFPAQLQTAFRGMERAANPWGISRDKRLEWAEGLRVPTIDENPEPDVLYWVGCAASYDPGAQKVARAFVQLLDKAGVNYAVLGKKEACTGDSARRAGNEFLYQQLAAENVETLNSVRPKLIVATCPHCMNTIGHEYRQIGGHYQVIHHTEYLENLVAAGKLPLAQLEGAVTYHDPCYLGRHNGVYDAPRALITRMAGEVLELERRRENSFCCGAGGAQFWKEEEEGRERVSDNRFREIQARLDAAKEGKVLAVGCPFCKSMMNSTPEKAKRDDIVVKDVAELLLESVGRAAGEWAVPTAAPESTLEASAQPVVPNAELPMERTGAAPSAGLAVTAGPTNADVENAQPGSPVTTPETQPEAQAAAPSPATSSSADASPRKAWRPKSSGDDVVKEAVNDQPSAVSETPAKAPPARPVWKPKAAADDVNPAPVTEAASEAPPVETAPTRKAWKPKAQAASAAPAAPQEQVAAPTADAVPVSVATPAPAPGERRKWQPKAKAEAAPEPAPVAEAQAPAEEPSTSSEGGRKKWVPKNKA, encoded by the coding sequence TTGCTGCCGCTTGAACACAAAATCCTGTTCTTCCTGTTTGCTCTGGTTGCGACCGTGTTCGGTCTCTGGGGCTTTTACCGCCTGTATCTGCGGATCCGCCGGGGTGCTCCCGCCTCGGAAGTGCGCTGGAACGAGCCGGGATCGCGCCTGTGGTACGCCCTCAAAACTTCGCTGACGCAGGAGCGCACCTTTCGCCGCCGCCCCTGGATCAGCGTGCTGCACGCCTTCATCTTTTACGGCTTTGTCTATTACCTCCTGGTGAACGTCGTTGACGGCCTGGAGGGGTACTTCACCTTTCATATCCTGTCCACCCACCCGCTGGGGGCGGTGTATAACCTGCTGGCCGACGTCCTGAGCCTGCTGGTGCTTGTCGGCGTGCTGGGGCTGCTGATCCGCCGCCTGTGGACGCCGCGCAAACGGGACTTTCGCTTCAACGAAAAAACCCTGCTGCACCCGCTGGTCAGAAACCGGTACATCCTGCGTGACAGCCTGATTGTTTCGGCCTTTATTACCTTCCACGTGGGCAGCCGCGTGCTGGGCCAGGGGGCCAAGATGGTGCAGGAGGCGCGTGAGTTTGGGCACTTCGACGCCTTTCAGCCCTTCTCTTCGTTCGTGGGGGCGACGCTGTTTGGCGGTGCCTCCGAGGCGGCGCTGGAGGGCTGGCGCATCTTTGGGTACTGGGGGGCGCTGGGCAGCGTGCTCGCCTTCCTGGCCTACTTCCCGTATACCAAGCACATCCATATCTTTATGGCCCCCGTGAATTACGCGCTGAAGCGTCCCGTCGGCTCGGGGGTCCTTCCGCCCATGAAGGGGCTGGAAGAGGCGATGGAGGCCGAGGAACCCCAGCTGGGTGCCCACAAGCTCGAGGACCTGGAGTGGCCCCGCCTGCTCGACGCCTACGCCTGCATTCAGTGTAACCGCTGCCAGGATGTGTGCCCGGCGAATGCCACCGGCAAGGCGCTCTCGCCCGCCGCGCTCGAGATCAACAAGCGCATGGAGCTGAACGTGATCGGTGCCCATCCCAGCCCCTTTACCCTGAAGCCCGCCCCCTTCGAGACGGGAGCAAGCACGGCGCAGCCCCTCTTGGAGTACGCGATCAACGAGGAGTCGGTGTGGGCCTGCACGACCTGCGGCGCGTGTATGCAGGTTTGTCCGGTGCAGGACGAGCAGATGCTCGACATCATCGACATCCGCCGGCATCAGGTGATGGTGGCCGGAGAGTTCCCGGCGCAGCTTCAGACGGCTTTTCGGGGCATGGAGCGCGCGGCCAACCCCTGGGGCATCTCCCGGGACAAGCGCCTGGAGTGGGCCGAGGGGCTGCGTGTGCCGACCATCGACGAGAACCCCGAACCCGACGTGCTGTACTGGGTGGGCTGCGCGGCCTCCTATGACCCCGGTGCGCAGAAGGTGGCCCGCGCCTTTGTGCAGCTGCTGGATAAGGCGGGCGTCAACTACGCCGTGCTGGGCAAGAAGGAAGCCTGTACCGGCGACAGCGCCCGCCGCGCCGGGAATGAGTTTTTGTACCAGCAGCTCGCTGCGGAGAATGTGGAGACGCTCAACAGCGTGCGGCCAAAGCTGATCGTCGCCACCTGCCCGCACTGCATGAACACGATCGGCCACGAGTACCGCCAGATCGGCGGGCACTACCAGGTGATTCACCACACCGAGTACCTCGAAAACCTTGTCGCGGCTGGGAAACTGCCCCTCGCGCAGCTCGAGGGCGCGGTGACCTACCACGACCCCTGCTACCTGGGTCGTCATAACGGCGTGTACGACGCGCCTCGAGCGCTCATCACGCGAATGGCGGGCGAGGTGCTGGAACTGGAGCGCCGCCGCGAGAACTCGTTTTGCTGTGGGGCTGGGGGGGCGCAGTTCTGGAAGGAGGAGGAAGAAGGCCGCGAGCGCGTCAGCGACAACCGCTTCCGCGAGATTCAGGCCCGCCTCGATGCCGCAAAAGAAGGCAAGGTGCTCGCCGTGGGCTGCCCCTTTTGCAAGTCTATGATGAATTCCACGCCCGAAAAGGCGAAGCGTGATGACATCGTGGTCAAGGACGTGGCCGAGCTGCTGCTGGAAAGCGTGGGGCGTGCGGCGGGCGAATGGGCGGTTCCGACGGCTGCGCCCGAAAGCACGCTGGAAGCGAGTGCCCAGCCCGTCGTCCCCAACGCCGAGCTGCCGATGGAACGCACCGGAGCCGCGCCCTCTGCCGGTCTGGCCGTCACCGCTGGTCCCACCAACGCCGATGTGGAGAATGCCCAGCCTGGGAGTCCCGTCACGACTCCCGAGACCCAGCCCGAAGCGCAGGCTGCCGCGCCCAGCCCGGCGACTTCCAGTTCGGCCGACGCCTCGCCGCGCAAAGCCTGGAGGCCGAAGAGCAGCGGGGATGACGTGGTGAAGGAAGCGGTCAACGATCAGCCGTCAGCGGTCAGCGAGACGCCTGCAAAGGCTCCCCCCGCTCGTCCGGTGTGGAAGCCGAAAGCTGCTGCGGATGACGTGAATCCTGCGCCGGTGACGGAAGCAGCCAGCGAGGCACCTCCCGTGGAGACCGCGCCCACGCGCAAAGCCTGGAAGCCAAAAGCGCAGGCGGCGAGCGCAGCTCCGGCGGCACCGCAGGAACAGGTGGCGGCGCCCACAGCAGACGCCGTTCCGGTGAGCGTCGCCACGCCTGCTCCCGCCCCGGGCGAGCGGCGCAAGTGGCAGCCCAAGGCGAAGGCCGAAGCGGCACCGGAACCCGCGCCGGTGGCCGAAGCGCAGGCGCCCGCGGAGGAGCCCTCCACCTCGAGCGAAGGTGGGCGCAAGAAGTGGGTGCCCAAGAACAAGGCCTGA
- the ribE gene encoding 6,7-dimethyl-8-ribityllumazine synthase, with translation MHRIEAHLIATGLKIALVNTRWNHFIVDRLVEGAESAFVQHGGNREDLTLVTAPGSFEVPLVAKKLAESGHYDAVVCLGAVIKGATDHYDFVAGSATSGLARIALDSGVPVTFGILTTDTIEQAIERAGTKAGNKGAEALLAAVETANLLRLL, from the coding sequence ATGCACAGGATTGAAGCTCACCTCATCGCCACAGGCCTCAAGATTGCCCTGGTGAATACCCGCTGGAACCATTTCATCGTCGACCGCCTCGTCGAGGGGGCCGAGAGCGCCTTTGTGCAGCACGGGGGAAACCGCGAGGACCTCACCCTTGTCACGGCTCCCGGCAGCTTTGAGGTGCCGCTGGTCGCCAAGAAGCTCGCGGAGAGTGGCCACTACGACGCCGTGGTTTGCCTTGGGGCAGTCATCAAGGGAGCGACCGACCACTACGACTTCGTGGCCGGCAGCGCGACCAGCGGCCTGGCCCGCATCGCACTCGACAGCGGCGTTCCCGTCACCTTCGGCATCCTGACCACCGATACCATCGAGCAGGCGATTGAGCGCGCTGGAACCAAGGCGGGCAACAAGGGGGCCGAAGCCCTCCTCGCCGCCGTGGAGACAGCGAACCTGCTGCGGCTGCTGTAA
- a CDS encoding bifunctional 3,4-dihydroxy-2-butanone-4-phosphate synthase/GTP cyclohydrolase II — MSLAPVETLLAELRAGRPVLMVDDESRENEGDVVLPAATVTPEWINFMAREARGLICVALTEERARELDLPPMVTHNTDAHGTAFTVSVDHVSNTTGISAFDRAATAAALIDPAARAEDFRRPGHIFPLVARPGGVLRRTGHTEAAVDLARLAGFAPAGVICEVMGDDGTMSRLPDLEVFAARHGLQIGSIADLIAYRMTHDPFLRMVAEARLPTPYGEFRLVGFEDTLSGAEHVALVMGEITEEPTLVRVHSECLTGDAFHSLRCDCGAQRDAALAAIAHEGRGVLVYLRQEGRGIGLLNKIRAYALQDAGADTVEANLRLGFPADARDFGIGAQMLALLGVRRLRLLTNNPRKLASLSGFGLEVVERVPLQVGHNPYNDHYLRTKQARLGHLLDKEQHAQD; from the coding sequence ATGAGCCTGGCCCCCGTCGAGACCCTGCTCGCCGAGCTGCGAGCGGGCCGCCCTGTCCTGATGGTGGACGACGAGAGCCGCGAGAACGAGGGGGACGTGGTACTGCCCGCCGCCACCGTCACGCCCGAATGGATCAACTTCATGGCCCGTGAGGCGCGCGGTCTGATCTGCGTGGCCCTCACGGAGGAACGCGCGCGCGAACTCGACCTGCCGCCGATGGTCACGCACAACACCGACGCACACGGCACCGCCTTTACCGTCAGTGTGGACCACGTGAGCAACACCACCGGCATCAGCGCCTTTGACCGAGCGGCGACCGCCGCAGCTCTGATCGACCCGGCCGCCCGAGCAGAAGACTTCCGCCGCCCCGGGCACATCTTTCCGCTGGTCGCCCGTCCCGGCGGGGTGCTGCGCCGCACCGGTCACACCGAGGCGGCGGTTGACCTCGCACGCCTGGCCGGTTTCGCGCCCGCTGGAGTGATCTGCGAGGTGATGGGCGACGACGGCACGATGAGCCGCCTGCCCGACCTGGAGGTGTTTGCCGCGCGGCACGGCCTGCAGATCGGCAGCATCGCGGACCTGATCGCCTACCGCATGACCCACGATCCCTTTCTGCGAATGGTGGCCGAAGCCCGGCTGCCTACCCCGTACGGCGAGTTCCGCCTGGTGGGTTTTGAAGACACCCTCAGCGGCGCAGAACACGTCGCGCTGGTGATGGGCGAGATCACGGAAGAGCCCACCCTGGTGCGGGTGCACAGCGAGTGCCTCACCGGGGACGCCTTCCATTCGCTGCGCTGCGACTGCGGCGCGCAGCGGGACGCCGCCCTGGCCGCGATCGCCCACGAGGGCCGGGGCGTGCTGGTGTACCTGCGGCAGGAAGGCCGCGGCATCGGCCTGCTGAACAAGATCCGGGCCTACGCCCTCCAGGATGCCGGAGCGGACACGGTGGAGGCCAACCTGCGGCTGGGTTTCCCCGCCGACGCCCGCGATTTCGGGATCGGCGCGCAGATGCTCGCACTGCTGGGGGTCAGGCGGCTGCGCCTGCTCACGAATAACCCCCGCAAGCTGGCCAGCCTCAGCGGTTTCGGGCTGGAGGTGGTGGAGCGCGTTCCCCTCCAGGTCGGCCACAATCCGTACAACGACCACTACCTCCGAACGAAGCAGGCCCGGCTCGGCCACCTGCTGGACAAGGAACAGCATGCACAGGATTGA
- a CDS encoding riboflavin synthase, with protein sequence MFTGIVEQTGRVTHAVDHQGHLRVTVAPDRMWPDVALGESIAVNGVCLTVTSRDTAGFTTELSRETLAKTAPRWRPGELVNLERAMRADARFGGHIVSGHVDGVGEVLAIEAQPGAFTVTVSAPLSLARYLVPKGSVTVDGVSLTVVDVGGPAGSRADLAAHEFTLWLVPHTLEVTALRTWQVGQQVNLEADQLAKYVERLLATTALTAGGTP encoded by the coding sequence ATGTTTACCGGAATTGTCGAACAGACCGGGCGCGTCACCCACGCCGTGGACCATCAGGGGCATCTGCGGGTGACCGTCGCGCCAGACCGGATGTGGCCGGATGTGGCTCTGGGGGAGAGCATCGCCGTGAATGGTGTGTGCCTCACCGTCACCTCCCGGGACACGGCGGGATTCACCACAGAGCTTTCCCGCGAGACGCTGGCAAAAACTGCCCCCCGCTGGCGGCCGGGCGAGCTTGTGAATCTGGAGCGGGCCATGCGGGCAGACGCGCGGTTCGGCGGACACATCGTCTCGGGGCACGTGGACGGCGTGGGGGAAGTCCTGGCGATCGAGGCCCAACCCGGCGCGTTCACGGTCACGGTGAGCGCTCCCCTATCCCTGGCGCGGTATCTCGTGCCCAAGGGCAGTGTCACGGTGGACGGCGTGAGCCTCACCGTGGTCGATGTCGGGGGCCCGGCAGGAAGCCGCGCCGACCTTGCTGCCCATGAGTTCACCCTCTGGCTGGTGCCGCACACCCTGGAGGTGACTGCCCTACGAACCTGGCAGGTGGGGCAACAGGTCAACCTGGAAGCCGACCAGCTCGCCAAGTACGTTGAGCGGCTGCTCGCGACGACTGCCCTCACGGCAGGAGGCACGCCATGA
- the ribD gene encoding bifunctional diaminohydroxyphosphoribosylaminopyrimidine deaminase/5-amino-6-(5-phosphoribosylamino)uracil reductase RibD — MREALALAAQALGRTAPNPPVGCVLVQSGQAVGRGFHPAAGQPHAEVFALREAGEQARGATAYVTLEPCAHHGRTPPCADALIRAGVARVVIAALDPHPLVAGQGRQKLLNAGIQVTTGVLEAEALRQQAGFRSRVTRGRPWTVLKYAMTLDGKVAAPNGHSRWVTGEAARARVHRWRNELDAIAVGSGTVLADDPALTTRGVPGGRDPRRVVFDRRGRVPATARALGPGSILVTGPQTSPDPYEARGVTVLPAADLLEALLGLGELGVNDLLLEGGPRLAGAFVEADAVDEVRVFVAPKLLGAGLPPLDRPPREAMHLARTLRDVTTEQLGTDTLIQGFLHDIPTLSPEAAAALLGRS, encoded by the coding sequence ATGCGTGAGGCGCTTGCGCTCGCCGCGCAGGCCCTCGGGCGCACGGCGCCCAATCCGCCGGTGGGCTGTGTCCTCGTGCAGAGCGGTCAGGCGGTGGGCCGCGGGTTCCACCCGGCGGCGGGCCAACCACACGCCGAGGTGTTCGCGCTGCGCGAGGCGGGCGAGCAGGCGCGGGGGGCCACCGCCTACGTCACGCTGGAACCCTGCGCCCACCACGGCCGCACGCCGCCCTGCGCGGATGCCCTGATTCGGGCGGGCGTCGCACGCGTCGTGATCGCGGCGCTCGATCCTCATCCCCTCGTGGCCGGACAGGGCCGCCAGAAGCTCCTGAACGCGGGAATACAGGTCACGACCGGCGTGCTGGAGGCAGAAGCCCTCCGTCAGCAGGCCGGGTTCCGCAGCCGCGTGACCCGCGGGCGACCCTGGACGGTGCTGAAGTACGCGATGACCCTCGACGGGAAGGTCGCGGCGCCGAACGGCCACAGCCGCTGGGTCACGGGCGAGGCGGCCCGGGCAAGGGTCCACCGCTGGCGAAACGAACTCGACGCCATCGCCGTCGGAAGCGGCACGGTCTTGGCCGACGATCCGGCCCTCACCACCCGCGGCGTTCCCGGTGGGCGCGATCCCCGCCGAGTGGTGTTTGACCGGCGCGGGCGTGTTCCCGCGACCGCACGCGCCCTGGGACCGGGGAGCATTCTCGTGACGGGCCCACAGACCTCGCCGGACCCCTACGAGGCGCGGGGCGTCACTGTTCTGCCTGCGGCGGACCTGCTCGAGGCCCTGCTGGGGTTGGGCGAGCTGGGCGTGAATGACCTGCTGCTCGAAGGCGGGCCGCGCCTTGCCGGAGCCTTTGTGGAGGCGGACGCCGTGGACGAAGTGCGGGTCTTTGTCGCCCCCAAACTGCTGGGAGCCGGTCTGCCCCCGCTGGACCGCCCCCCGCGGGAGGCGATGCACCTCGCCCGCACCCTCCGGGACGTAACCACCGAACAGCTCGGCACGGACACGCTGATTCAGGGCTTTTTGCACGATATTCCCACCCTGTCGCCTGAGGCGGCAGCGGCCCTTCTCGGGAGAAGTTGA
- a CDS encoding DegV family protein, whose product MTIAIVTDSTSDLRPELRAPYGIRSVPLYVLFDGKMYRDGVEIQPEDLFRGLKEGKKTPSTSQPSPAEFAAVYREALESADQVLSLHISGQLSGTVGSARLAAQEFGDRVTVVDSRSVSMGLGMQVLRAAERVAEGRSVPEIVAELERVAAQADIRFTVDTLEFLRINGRIGGAAALLGGLLNIKPILTVKQGRVESGGRVRGHKKAIQDIVDHVRRYVETHGGARVAFLATVGGEEYLREVRAGLSGVPFEDMGDHPIGAVVATHAGPGTVGATLEPITA is encoded by the coding sequence ATGACCATCGCCATCGTCACCGACTCCACGAGTGACCTCCGTCCGGAGCTGCGGGCGCCGTACGGCATCCGGAGCGTACCCCTGTATGTGCTGTTTGACGGCAAGATGTACCGGGACGGCGTGGAGATCCAGCCTGAAGACCTCTTTCGGGGACTCAAAGAGGGAAAGAAGACGCCCTCGACCTCCCAGCCCAGTCCTGCAGAATTCGCGGCGGTCTACCGCGAGGCGCTAGAAAGCGCGGATCAGGTGCTTAGCCTTCACATCAGCGGTCAACTGTCGGGCACGGTGGGAAGCGCGCGTCTGGCCGCGCAGGAGTTCGGGGACCGCGTGACGGTGGTGGACAGCCGCTCGGTCAGTATGGGCCTGGGCATGCAGGTGTTGCGCGCTGCTGAGCGTGTGGCGGAGGGCCGCAGCGTGCCGGAGATCGTGGCCGAGCTGGAACGGGTGGCGGCTCAGGCGGACATCCGCTTTACGGTGGATACCCTAGAGTTTCTGAGAATCAATGGCCGCATCGGGGGTGCGGCGGCGCTGCTGGGCGGCCTGCTGAACATCAAGCCGATTCTGACGGTAAAGCAGGGCCGGGTGGAATCCGGCGGGCGCGTGCGGGGTCACAAAAAGGCGATTCAGGACATTGTGGACCACGTTCGCCGGTACGTGGAGACGCACGGGGGAGCGCGGGTCGCCTTCCTGGCCACCGTGGGCGGCGAAGAGTACCTGCGGGAGGTGCGCGCGGGCTTGAGCGGCGTGCCCTTTGAGGACATGGGTGATCACCCTATCGGCGCAGTTGTCGCGACCCACGCGGGGCCCGGGACCGTCGGCGCGACGCTGGAACCCATCACCGCCTAA
- a CDS encoding serine hydrolase, which produces MAPPPALRNKGRYVLLALATAGGLWACRRPEAAAPPVPAHATAPAPPEVIPAPPSTEPGPQRPGCLGNAPAAAQAPPPPLPLSGRLGLWVAEVDPRTLRPLRAVARNPDAVFPLASTYKQAVLWAVLRQFDAGTLQPTERFDVTRANQSLGAYPYDGTNVKDLTVRMIRNSDNTATDILHRRVGLRAVQAVADELGLCRTRLILPTKTWWVAQAGLSKTFNGTHRWDTATGEERERLAAAIDADAQQYRADYLQRRLDEYFEGEPDPRDDLRVHNLSTPYEFATLLVHEYLRPGLSPRAQQWQREVAALGFGRSALNAAAAHNVAAFYGKGGNGWRLLTYTGYFQTKDGRHVVYALMQHGANETYTMPNTRRAFAWINAAVDVVLGEQKAPLASTAGH; this is translated from the coding sequence ATGGCCCCACCTCCTGCCCTGCGGAACAAGGGCCGGTACGTGCTGCTGGCACTGGCAACCGCTGGGGGCCTGTGGGCCTGCCGCCGCCCGGAGGCAGCCGCTCCCCCCGTGCCCGCCCACGCGACCGCTCCGGCCCCGCCCGAAGTGATCCCCGCGCCTCCCTCCACGGAGCCGGGTCCCCAGCGGCCCGGCTGCTTGGGAAACGCGCCCGCTGCGGCGCAGGCCCCGCCGCCACCCCTTCCCCTGAGTGGGCGTCTGGGGCTGTGGGTGGCGGAGGTGGATCCCCGAACGCTGCGGCCCCTGCGGGCCGTCGCCCGCAATCCCGACGCGGTGTTTCCCCTGGCGAGCACGTACAAGCAGGCGGTGCTGTGGGCGGTGCTGCGGCAGTTTGACGCGGGAACCCTACAGCCCACCGAGCGGTTTGACGTGACGCGCGCAAACCAGAGTCTGGGGGCCTATCCCTACGACGGCACGAACGTCAAGGACCTCACCGTCCGCATGATTCGCAACAGTGACAACACGGCCACGGATATCCTGCACCGCCGTGTTGGCCTGCGGGCTGTACAGGCGGTCGCGGACGAGCTGGGGCTCTGCCGCACCCGCCTGATCCTGCCCACGAAGACCTGGTGGGTGGCGCAGGCCGGGCTCTCGAAGACGTTCAACGGCACCCACCGCTGGGACACTGCGACCGGCGAGGAACGCGAGCGCCTCGCGGCCGCCATCGACGCCGACGCGCAGCAGTACCGCGCGGACTATCTCCAGCGCAGGCTGGATGAGTATTTCGAGGGCGAGCCGGACCCGCGGGATGACCTGCGCGTCCACAACCTCAGCACGCCCTACGAGTTCGCCACCCTCCTGGTGCACGAGTACCTTCGCCCCGGCTTAAGCCCCCGCGCCCAGCAGTGGCAGCGCGAGGTCGCCGCCCTGGGCTTTGGCCGCTCCGCTCTGAACGCCGCGGCCGCGCACAACGTCGCCGCGTTCTACGGGAAGGGTGGAAACGGCTGGCGGCTTCTCACGTACACCGGGTACTTCCAGACCAAGGACGGCCGTCACGTCGTGTACGCCTTGATGCAGCACGGCGCGAACGAGACATATACCATGCCCAACACCCGCCGCGCCTTTGCCTGGATCAACGCCGCAGTAGATGTGGTGCTGGGCGAGCAGAAAGCGCCCCTCGCGAGCACCGCCGGGCACTGA
- a CDS encoding bifunctional oligoribonuclease/PAP phosphatase NrnA, translated as MTGMNEAAPTYLQDVAAVAAKLRAHSGPIVVLSHENPDGDALGSVLGLTRALRALGKLVVAPIDVPRYLRFLPEEGELSGPLGEWPEGALAAVLDVDNNDPTRVAGADLTTFTGEVVNIDHHGTNARRAAALVVDPGQPATAMMVADVVDALGAPWSEAIATPLLLGLSTDTGSFRFDSVTPRAFEAAARLRAHGARLGWLSDQLGQNPRSYYTLLREVLGTLEFLHGGRVVLARVDEAMLERTGATWEDAETYVSLLRSAEGSVLAVLAKDYGDRVKFSLRSRGHVSAQNIAVALGGGGHVPAAGATVPLPYPEARARLEEAASQELARVDAAANGSSI; from the coding sequence ATGACCGGCATGAACGAAGCCGCCCCCACGTACCTCCAGGATGTCGCGGCGGTCGCGGCCAAACTGCGGGCGCATTCCGGGCCCATCGTGGTTCTCTCGCACGAGAACCCGGACGGGGACGCCCTGGGCAGCGTCCTGGGGCTCACGCGAGCGCTGCGGGCGCTGGGCAAGCTGGTGGTGGCGCCGATCGACGTGCCGCGCTACCTGCGTTTTCTGCCCGAGGAAGGAGAACTGAGCGGGCCGCTCGGCGAGTGGCCTGAGGGAGCGCTTGCCGCCGTGCTGGACGTGGACAACAACGATCCCACACGGGTGGCGGGGGCAGACCTGACGACCTTCACCGGCGAGGTGGTGAATATCGACCACCACGGCACGAATGCTCGCCGGGCCGCCGCGTTGGTCGTGGACCCCGGGCAGCCCGCCACGGCGATGATGGTTGCAGACGTGGTCGATGCCCTGGGCGCACCGTGGTCGGAGGCCATTGCCACGCCGCTGCTGCTGGGGCTCTCCACCGATACGGGGTCCTTCCGCTTTGACAGCGTCACGCCGCGTGCCTTTGAGGCTGCCGCCCGGCTCCGCGCTCACGGCGCGCGGCTGGGCTGGCTGAGTGACCAGCTCGGTCAGAACCCCCGCAGCTACTACACCCTGCTGCGCGAGGTGCTCGGCACGCTGGAATTCCTGCACGGTGGCCGCGTGGTGCTCGCCCGGGTGGACGAAGCCATGCTGGAGCGCACCGGTGCCACCTGGGAGGATGCCGAAACCTACGTGAGCCTCCTGCGCAGTGCCGAGGGCTCGGTCCTCGCCGTGCTGGCCAAGGACTACGGGGACCGCGTGAAGTTCTCGCTGCGCTCGCGGGGTCACGTCAGTGCCCAGAACATCGCTGTAGCGCTCGGCGGCGGAGGCCACGTCCCGGCCGCCGGGGCCACCGTCCCCCTCCCCTACCCCGAAGCGCGTGCCCGGCTGGAGGAGGCCGCCTCGCAGGAACTCGCCCGGGTGGACGCGGCGGCGAACGGCAGCAGCATCTAA
- a CDS encoding HAD family phosphatase, which produces MTFPTSHAPRHVAFDWGGVFTVGTFDGRSTQNLADRSGIPVEQVRESYFRHVRQLEVGAWSLPQFWEVLREETGITLSYGEFEALYLGSIHDNLPMYATLERLPREVRVGLLSNNYPVVCDHLRRDPRFARFDALVFSNEIGHKKPHPHAFAALAEAMGVPASRVAFVDDVEENVEAARAAGFHGLLYHHEQHAAFERELGRWLGLAVGT; this is translated from the coding sequence ATGACGTTTCCCACCTCCCACGCCCCCCGTCACGTCGCTTTCGATTGGGGCGGCGTCTTTACGGTCGGCACCTTTGATGGCCGCTCTACCCAGAACCTGGCTGACCGCAGCGGCATTCCCGTCGAGCAGGTGCGCGAGAGCTACTTCCGGCACGTGCGCCAACTGGAAGTGGGGGCGTGGAGCCTCCCGCAGTTTTGGGAGGTGCTGCGGGAGGAGACCGGCATCACCCTTTCCTACGGGGAGTTTGAGGCGCTGTACCTGGGCAGCATCCACGACAACCTGCCCATGTACGCCACACTGGAGCGCCTGCCCCGTGAGGTGCGCGTTGGTCTGTTGAGCAACAACTACCCCGTGGTGTGTGACCACCTGCGCCGCGATCCCCGGTTTGCGCGCTTTGACGCCCTGGTTTTCAGCAACGAAATCGGGCACAAAAAGCCGCACCCGCATGCCTTTGCGGCGCTCGCGGAGGCGATGGGTGTGCCCGCCTCGCGGGTCGCCTTTGTGGACGATGTGGAAGAGAACGTCGAGGCGGCGCGGGCGGCGGGCTTTCACGGACTGCTCTATCACCACGAGCAGCACGCCGCCTTTGAGCGCGAACTGGGGCGGTGGCTCGGTCTGGCGGTAGGAACCTAG